The Phycisphaerae bacterium DNA window CCAGCCGGGCTGCGTCCGGGTCCTCCGCGGCGAGCTTTTCGAGAGCCTCGTCCAGGGCGAGCAGCTCCTCCGAACGCACCGGCACTGGCGCCACGACGTCGTCCAGGCTGACTCGATCGAGGCCGCCGCCGTGTTTGGGGGATTTCTTTCGCCGGGCGTTGTCGATGAGGATGCGGCGCATGGCGGTCGCGGCGGCACAGAAGAAGTGCTTCGAGTCGTGCCACTTTCGATCTTCCTCGCGCACGAGCCGGAGCCAGGCCTCATGCACCAGGGCGGTGGCCTGGAGGGTCTGGCCGGGAC harbors:
- a CDS encoding sigma-70 family RNA polymerase sigma factor, which produces MSDVTRILAAIQDGHARAAEELLPLVYEELRQLAAHKLAQERPGQTLQATALVHEAWLRLVREEDRKWHDSKHFFCAAATAMRRILIDNARRKKSPKHGGGLDRVSLDDVVAPVPVRSEELLALDEALEKLAAEDPDAARLVDLRCFAGLGHQEAAQIMGLTRREADGLWAYARAWLFEALRKDAGANRHPLSPG